The following are encoded in a window of Centroberyx gerrardi isolate f3 chromosome 1, fCenGer3.hap1.cur.20231027, whole genome shotgun sequence genomic DNA:
- the LOC144539361 gene encoding uncharacterized protein LOC144539361, with product MLLSVCKLSERSCEALASVLSSQSSSLRELDLSNNDLQDSEVKLLSAGLESPHCRLETLRLSVCKLSERSCEALASVLSSQSSSLRELDLSNNDLQDSEVKLLSAGLESPHCRLETLSLNQNKLTERCCKKLSSVLSSQSSSLRELDLSNNDLQDSGVKLLSAGLESPHCRLETLRLSGCLLTEEGCASLASALSSNPSHLRELDLSYNHPGDSGVKLLSAGLEDPHWRLDSLSVAHGGVQRLKPGVRKYACELTLDPNTAHRKLFLSEDNRKVRVREEQPYPAHPERFDYWPQLLCRNGLTGRCYWEVKRKGTVLIGVTYRGISRRGEGADCSIGGNKKSWSLSCCDDGYSAWHNNRGTDILTPPSSSSSDRVAVYLDWSAGSLSFYRVSSDSLIHIHTFHSTFTEPLYPGFWFDSSGSSVLLVR from the exons ATGCT gctgagtgtctgtaagctttcagagagaagctgtgaagctctggcctcagttctcagctcccagtcctctagtctgagagagctggacctgagtaacaacgacctgcaggattcagaagtgaagctgctctctgctggactggagagtccacactgtagactggaaactctcag gctgagtgtctgtaagctttcagagagaagctgtgaagctctggcctcagttctcagctcccagtcctctagtctgagagagctggacctgagtaacaacgacctgcaggattcagaagtgaagctgctctctgctggactggagagtccacactgtagactggaaactctcag TTTGAATCAAAACAAGCTCACAGAGAGATGCTGTAAGAAGTTGtcatcagttctcagctcccagtcctctagtctgagagagctggacctgagtaacaacgacctgcaggattcaggagtgaagctgctctctgctggactggagagtccacactgtagactggaaactctcag gctgtctggctgtctgctcacagaggaaggctgtgcttctctggcctcagctctgagctccaacccctcccatctgagagagctggacctgagctacaatcatccaggagactcaggagtgaagctgctctctgctggactggaggatccacactggagactggactctctcag TGTGGCCCATGGTGGAGTCCAGAGGTTGAAACCAGgtgtgaggaagt atgcctgtgaactcactctggacccaaacacagcacacagaaagctcttcctgtctgaagataACAGAaaggtgagagtgagagaggagcagccatatcctgctcacccagagagatttgactactggcctcagctgctgtgtagaaatggtctgactggtcgctgttactgggaggtaaAGAGGAAAGGAACGGTTcttataggagtgacttacagaggaatcagtaggagaggagagggtgctGACTGCTCAATTGGAGGGAATAAAAAGTCTTGGAGTCTGTCCTGCTGTGATGATGGTTACTCTGCCTGGCATAAtaacagaggaacagacatactaacccccccctcctcctcctcctctgacagagtagcagtgtatctggactggtctgctggctctctgtccttctacagagtttcctctgactcactgatccacatccacaccttccactccacattcactgaaccactctacccTGGGTTCTGGTTTGACTCGTCTGGTTCCTCAGTGTTgcttgtcagatag